One Tenebrio molitor chromosome 2, icTenMoli1.1, whole genome shotgun sequence genomic region harbors:
- the tou gene encoding bromodomain adjacent to zinc finger domain protein 2B isoform X2, with the protein MDKENGKGTEGNSGSSKVSNPNDPASLLDAASLFGAYWPRGDANSANAANLFAAGGGFGLPPHPSLPFGMLPPTTGRGMPSYPTSTAAAAAYSNAYTNTLSVAASQAASLGIPAASAAWWSMASHLAAQDYLARLQATGLNFPSLASPADLQYASLGLPPHSSSHHKSSKNSKGASSTSLSKSKDKLPSPSPLPKLDGRLDHPTVKANSSMSNSKSSGKYSSSSGVSGLTIQPSMKLPNSSEKKTKVNDINYLKPMDKKTTASVSSSVKVSSSSSPSIFTSPLSLASNYDKSVANTLSTQSSSDSISGSSLPSSSILSAALEGNSDPNSILGGVRLPPDTEIIKYTSSIVGPKIPGTTNRGRKKTISLDPPSVSVHPSHSSTGMLIERSNKRPKLSDQQDVNSPPASANDRVEVIKLPATNGSPSGISVPSFNSGSEPAGDTPLNLSLKPSTSTNNTTSSSLNSLCNMSANIGVDRICELLDGVQRVGVSNCVAARRKPGPKPRRVIPSGSQMPPGAPSASLAQLFATADSPRPPSRNEGSDGGSSTSSTSTTTAPTTACTTVPSMSIANHKEGRPRNLGRGVSKPKKNTVASLLAQSRALGIKPMPILDPNASMNQQMNLLKSNILAAQQYISEAGGDEKALNKFLQEKFRGTLSDSSTVDASTDSDNLTDSNHTDSEMEIEVATKKQKQYDERALRVPLEKGWKRETIIRGLTKSGGIKGDVIYVAPDSANKFKQMSDVTQYLEYQKSTDLTKENFTFSCRVILGDYLQPVPPEMATEGEYIYLTEEDVSRRLDELKTAMRTSLPVEQRIEMARKQQAARAAARMDREHARLAKEIERSERQEAARRDREARSQQLLEGRKRLAFTLEQKIQIISEIEGGKTKSDVSRELGLASSTVATIWKNRDNILSAYSSENLGRSHSPNNNDLFIPDIAMAKRKRQEELEKHRHEEQQRKQQEREFKRQQAAILKEQMYIQEISKQREMLYTVELERERRRQHMALVKALENRRKLEERERKKQQLLAEKQANKEKKMEQRKMEMEILAELRKPCEDLELDQKPLPEYDRIPGLKLPGSAFADVLMVFEFLHNFGETLGFDMESLPTLDSLQQALMPNEHSSEAEEELFSVMTHLLVCAIEDPGIPNPARHTTILGQSLRQADITHANLSEILRIYLYANATGEVKALTGVHFERDREKRVADHHQNDNEMQQTSVGKNSQYYELLHENATWKMSDMLKDKPFMALSPTCKAEILAFLCNELLQNKAVIRQVESSLESVAQQKKEKWLLDTKIRKLRMLHSRKVRSEAVEKAQTKADGDSESTVDSPSLHKDDLLDDEENEMSENESVGTQPEEEEDNKLSGEELGKKLEKLVKTSEIQLQTLNSSAHQLRATCFGQDRYWRRYWCLSKAGGIFVEAMESAEPDVLLEQMQYDQSRETINSLNDINNLINKVGNINDSNVDKEVSNIVGNNELHKDVEKSPVKETDDNENEHRKTPNRLGVFENGEILDKSERNLAELRKSVDDIVQNLERNIEIEKENKLKQESQDNKLSNHVDDEEIKVKTEAHDTESIRNKTFNLFEKLGQCMERENKSEEDLKAEVKAEVKEELKNEILNELKCEIKVENKNESKSEDEKSAESEHKWFSILNKEGTCDGVYLTAGNRWDNGVGACTRDNLTELKIPVFPPPGSNSSSNYHSLCDSPAPLQMTAEESAQLEHIKKHGMPKSCARKSVPEDKRYGWWRVSDPDQLKEILDNLHVRGARERELKRNIVSIMQTMYERQGKFYIEEGQKDLTELVLEGIESVKFMEGGAPYPDEVGSWSQAIAHRVDLFLLEQVEALEDKVASASMQIKGWKIPSRDTPEIPPNEVVPMVRERLASLEVNIERRYLKPPLGVKPSCINISSTGEQNLAAIAQETSGGSGTVSNQPLPDPNEIPKGLAVWREALNRSQTSAQLAMCLYSLESSIAWDKSIMKAVSSSHVFNKLRARKYNSKLSNCQFCHSGDNEDKLLLCDGCDKGYHTYCFKPKMENIPEGDWYCHECMNKATGERNCIVCGKKSSTTGTRLILCELCPRAYHTDCIHPVLHKVPRGKWYCSKCISKKPQKKTMRKNHAKSAKDSELSDHPPSSPAPSHSSVTTNEDQATTNCNQSDVSNSSLGNAGSPSTQSSKKDRVSKKLLKELAPCKAILEDLECHDDAWPFLLPVNTKQFPTYKKIIKTPMDLSTIKKKLYDVSYKSKDEFCLDVRQIFNNCEVFNEDDSPVGKAGHCMRQFFEARWNELCISNS; encoded by the exons ATGGATAAAGAAAATGGTAAGGGCACcgaaggtaattctggttccAGCAAAGTGTCAAATCCCAACGATCCAGCGTCCTTGCTCGATGCCGCCAGTCTCTTCGGAG CTTACTGGCCACGGGGCGATGCGAATTCGGCCAACGCAGCTAATCTCTTTGCGGCCGGAGGCGGTTTCGGTTTGCCGCCCCATCCGTCGCTTCCTTTTGGAATGTTGCCGCCGACGACGGGACGAGGAATGCCCTCCTATCCGACCTCCACCGCCGCGGCGGCGGCCTACAGCAACGCCTACACCAACACTTTGTCGGTGGCGGCCAGCCAGGCTGCCAGTCTAGGAATCCCCGCCGCAA GCGCCGCGTGGTGGTCGATGGCGTCCCATCTGGCGGCACAGGATTACCTGGCGCGTCTTCAAGCTACAGGTTTGAACTTTCCATCGCTGGCCAGCCCAGCCGACCTGCAATACGCTTCCTTGGGCCTACCTCCTCATTCTTCGTCTCATCACAAGTCGTCTAAGAATTCCAAAGGAGCCTCGTCGACGTCTCTCTCGAAATCCAAGGACAAGCTACCATCCCCGTCGCCTCTTCCCAAGCTGGATGGACGCCTCGACCATCCTACTGTCAAGGCGAACTCGTCCATGTCCAACTCCAAATCGTCAGGGAAGTACTCATCGTCGTCGGGAGTGTCAGGCCTCACCATCCAGCCTAGCATGAAATTGCCGAACAGCAGCGAAAAAAAGACGAAAGTGAACGACATAAATTATCTCAAACCCATGGACAAGAAGACGACGGCGAGTGTAAGTTCAAGTGTGAAAgtgtcgtcgtcgtcgtcgccTAGTATTTTCACCAGCCCGTTGAGCTTGGCCAGTAATTATGACAAAAGTGTTGCAAATACGCTTAGTACTCAGAGTTCCAGTGATAGTATTAGTGGCAGCAGTTTGCCTTCCAGCAGCATTTTAAG CGCCGCGTTAGAGGGAAACAG TGATCCCAATTCGATACTTGGTGGCGTTCGTTTGCCTCCCGACACCGAGATTATTAAATATACCTCATCCATCGTTGGGCCTAAGATACCGGGGACGACGAACAGAGGTCGGAAAAAGACCATATCTCTGGACCCGCCGTCGGTTAGCGTGCATCCATCCCATTCCAGCACAGGAATGCTGATCGAACGAAGCAACAAACGTCCAAAACTAAGC GATCAGCAAGACGTTAATTCGCCGCCGGCCTCGGCGAACGACAGGGTGGAAGTGATAAAATTGCCGGCGACCAACGGGAGTCCATCTGGAATTTCCGTTCCTTCGTTCAACAGCGGCAGCGAGCCCGCCGGAGACACTCCGCTGAACTTGTCGCTGAAACCGAGCACTTCGACCAACAACACCACAAGCTCCTCGCTGAACTCGTTGTGCAACATGTCCGCCAACATCGGCGTGGACAGGATATGTGAGTTGCTCGATGGGGTCCAAAGGGTCGGAGTGAGCAACTGTGTTGCAGCTCGAAGGAAGCCGGGGCCGAAACCTCGACGGGTGATTCCTTCGGGTTCGCAAATGCCTCCGGGAGCCCCGAGCGCCTCGTTGGCTCAGCTGTTCGCGACCGCCGACTCTCCGAGACCGCCTAGTCGTAACGAAGGCTCGGACGGCGGCAGCTCGACCTCCTCGACGAGCACCACGACGGCACCGACGACGGCCTGCACGACAGTGCCGTCGATGTCGATCGCGAACCACAAAGAAGGTAGACCAAGAAATCTCGGTAGAGGTGTTAGTAAACCTAAAAAGAATACAGTAGCTTCGCTGTTGGCGCAAAGTAGGGCGTTAG GTATTAAACCTATGCCTATTTTGGACCCCAACGCTTCAATGAATCAACAGATGAATCTTTTGAAGTCGAATATATTGGCTGCACAGCAGTATATTTCTGAAGCAGGTGGTGACGAAAaagctttaaataaatttttgcagGAAAAATTCAGGGGTACTTTAAGTGATTCTAGTACTGTTGATGCCTCCACTGATTCTGATAACCTTACTGATTCTAATCACACAGATTCAGAAATGGAGATTGAAGTCGCCACCAAGAAGCAGAAACAGTACGACGAACGAGCCCTCAGAGTGCCCCTGGAAAAAG GGTGGAAGCGGGAGACCATCATTCGAGGGCTGACGAAAAGCGGCGGCATCAAGGGCGACGTCATTTATGTTGCACCTGATTCTgcgaataaatttaaacaaatgtcagACGTCACACAG taCCTGGAATACCAAAAGAGCACGGACTTGACGAAGGAAAATTTCACCTTCAGTTGCCGCGTTATTTTGGGAGACTACCTGCAGCCAGTACCTCCAGAGATGGCAACGGAAGGAGAGTACATTTATCTTACAGAAGAAGACGTCAGTAGAAG ATTAGACGAACTGAAAACTGCGATGCGAACAAGTCTGCCCGTCGAACAACGAATAGAAATGGCGCGAAAACAACAAGCGGCGCGGGCTGCCGCAAGAATGGACCGCGAACATGCTCGCTTGGCCAAAGAAATCGAGAGGTCGGAACGGCAAGAGGCTGCCAGAAGAGATCGCGAAGCGAGGTCTCAGCAGTTGCTGGAG ggTCGAAAGCGGCTAGCGTTCACGCTCGAACAGAAAATACAGATAATATCGGAAATTGAAGGTGGGAAAACGAAATCGGACGTGTCTCGGGAGCTCGGTTTGGCTAGTTCGACTGTAGCGACCATATGGAAGAACCGTGATAATATACTAAGCGCCTATAGCTCTGAAAACTTGGGACGCAGTCACAGTCCCAATAATAACGATTTGTTCATTCCCGATATTGCGATG GCTAAGAGAAAACGCCAGGAGGAACTCGAAAAGCACAGACACGAAGAACAGCAACGAAAACAACAG GAGAGAGAATTCAAAAGACAGCAAGCGGCCATATTGAAAGAACAG ATGTACATACAGGAGATCAGTAAACAGCGAGAAATGCTCTACACTGTTGAGTTG GAGAGGGAAAGGCGCCGCCAACATATGGCCCTTGTTAAAGCGCTTGAAAACCGGCGAAAACTCGAGGAACGGGAGAGGAAGAAGCAGCAGCTGCTCGCTGAGAAACAAGCCAACAAAGAGAAGAAAATGGAACAGAGAAAAATGGAAATGGAAATTCTCGCCGAGCTGAGGAAACCGTGTGAAGACCTGGAACTCGACCAGAAACCTCTGCCCGAGTACGACAGAATTCCCGGTCTGAAATTGCCAGGCAGCGCTTTCGCGGATGTCTTGATGGTGTTCGAATTCTTACACAACTTCGGCGAGACTCTGGGTTTCGACATGGAGTCGTTGCCGACGTTAGATTCGCTCCAGCAAGCTCTGATGCCTAACGAACACTCTTCGGAAGCCGAAGAAGAACTGTTTTCTGTGATGACACATTTACTAGTCTGCGCCATCGAGGATCCGGGAATACCGAATCCGGCAAGGCACACAACCATTCTGGGACAGAGTCTCAGACAGGCCGACATAACTCACGCTAATTTGTCGGAGATCTTGAGGATTTATTTGTACGCGAACGCCACCGGCGAGGTCAAGGCTCTCACGGGAGTGCACTTCGAAAGGGACAGGGAGAAGAGGGTGGCCGACCACCACCAGAACGACAACGAAATGCAGCAAACTTCCGTAGGGAAAAACTCACAGTATTATGAGCTTCTGCACGAGAATGCCACTTGGAAAATGTCCGACATGTTGAAAGACAAACCGTTTATGGCTCTCTCGCCGACGTGTAAAGCTGAAATTTTGGCCTTCTTGTGTAACGAGCTCTTGCAAAACAAGGCTGTTATCAGACAAGTCGAAAGCTCTCTCGAAAGCGTAGCGCAACAAAAGAAGGAGAAGTGGTTGCTGGATACGAAAATTAGAAA GTTGAGAATGTTGCACAGTAGAAAAGTTCGGTCGGAAGCTGTGGAAAAAGCTCAAACTAAAGCTGACGGAGATAGTGAGAGCACCGTTGATTCGCCGTCTTTGCATAAAGATGATCTCTTGGATGATGAAGAAAACGAAATGAGCGAGAACGAAAGCGTGGGAACTCAGCCTGAAGAG GAGGAAGACAACAAGTTGTCAGGTGAAGAACTGGGAAAGAAATTGGAGAAGTTGGTAAAAACGTCGGAGATCCAGTTACAGACCTTGAATTCCTCAGCTCATCAGCTCCGGGCGACTTGTTTCGGACAAGATCGCTACTGGAGACGTTACTGGTGTCTCTCCAAGGCCGGTGGGATCTTCGTCGAGGCGATGGAATCCGCAGAACCCGACGTTTTGCTCGAGCAGATGCAGTATGATCAATCGAGGGAGACCATCAACAGTTTAAATGACATTAACAATCTCATCAACAAAGTCGGTAATATCAACGACAGCAACGTCGATAAAGAAGTAAGCAATATTGTCGGTAACAACGAATTGCACAAGGACGTCGAAAAGAGTCCGGTAAAAGAAACTGACGACAATGAGAACGAACACAGAAAGACTCCCAACCGATTAGGGGTGTTCGAAAACGGTGAAATTTTAGACAAGAGCGAACGAAATTTGGCCGAACTGAGAAAGAGCGTGGACGACATAGTACAAAATTTAGAACGAAACAtagaaatagaaaaagaaaataagctAAAACAAGAATCTCAAGACAATAAATTAAGCAATCACGTCGACGACGAAGAGATTAAAGTGAAAACCGAAGCGCACGATACGGAATCTATTCGCAATAAAACGTTTAATTTGTTCGAAAAGCTGGGACAGTGCATGGAACGCGAGAACAAATCCGAGGAAGATTTGAAAGCAGAGGTGAAGGCTGAAGTTAAGGAGGAGTTGAAGAACGAGATCTTGAACGAGCTGAAGTGCGAGATAAAAGTGGAGAACAAGAACGAGAGTAAGAGCGAAGACGAGAAGTCAGCCGAAAGTGAGCATAAATGGTTCagtattttaaataaagagGGCACTTGCGACGGTGTTTATTTGACAGCTGGAAATCGCTGGGATAACGGAGTCGGAGCGTGCACCCGAGATAATCTCACCGAGTTGAAGATTCCCGTTTTCCCTCCGCCAGGTTCAAATTCCTCGTCGAATTATCACAGCTTGTGTGACAGTCCCGCTCCTTTACAAATGACAGCCGAAGAAAGCGCTCAACTCGAACACATCAAGAAACACGGCATGCCCAAGTCTTGCGCCAGAAAATCCGTACCGGAGGACAAGAGGTACGGTTGGTGGAGGGTGTCCGACCCCGACCAGTTGAAAGAAATCCTGGATAATTTGCACGTGAGGGGCGCACGAGAAAGGGAACTCAAAAGGAACATCGTAAGCATCATGCAGACCATGTACGAGAGACAGGGTAAATTCTACATCGAGGAGGGCCAGAAGGACTTAACCGAACTGGTGCTCGAGGGAATCGAGAGTGTTAAGTTTATGGAAGGTGGAGCTCCGTACCCGGACGAAGTGGGATCGTGGAGTCAAGCCATAGCTCACAGGGTCGACCTGTTTTTGTTGGAACAA GTGGAAGCGTTGGAAGATAAGGTGGCCAGTGCCAGCATGCAGATCAAGGGATGGAAGATTCCGAGCAGAGACACGCCAGAAATCCCCCCGAACGAGGTCGTCCCGATGGTGCGCGAGCGTCTGGCATCGCTCGAGGTGAACATCGAGCGCCGCTATTTGAAGCCTCCGTTGGGTGTGAA GCCTTCGTGCATCAACATTTCCAGTACCGGAGAGCAAAACCTGGCGGCCATCGCCCAGGAAACCTCCGGAGGAAGTGGTACGGTATCGAACCAACCGCTTCCCGATCCCAACGAAATACCCAAGGGTCTGGCCGTATGGAGGGAGGCCCTTAACAGATCTCAAACGTCCGCCCAATTGGCCATGTGTCTGTACTCGTTGGAATCTTCCATCGCTTGGGACAAGAGTATCATGAAAGCTGTGAGCTCCTCTCATGTCTTTAATAAACTGAGAGCCCGCAAATATAACAGCAAGCTCAGT AACTGCCAATTTTGCCATAGTGGTGACAACGAAGACAAGCTTTTATTGTGTGATGGTTGCGACAAAGGCTATCACACCTACTGTTTTAAGCCTAAGATGGAAAATATTCCGGAAGGTGACTG GTATTGCCACGAATGCATGAACAAAGCAACAGGCGAGCGAAATTGCATAGTTTGCGGCAAAAAGTCGTCGACAACGGGCACTCGACTAATACTTTGCGAGTTGTGCCCTCGCGCTTACCACACAGACTGCATCCATCCTGTCCTACATAAAGTTCCTCGGGGCAAGTGGTACTGTTCCAAATGCATATCGAAAAAACCTCAAAAGAAGACGATGCGTAAAAATCACGCAAAGTCTGCCAAGGACAGCGAACTGTCCGACCATCCCCCTTCTAG TCCCGCACCGTCTCATAGTTCTGTAACGACAAATGAAGATCAGGCAACAACGAATTGCAATCAAAGTGATGTTTCTAACTCGAGTCTAGGCAATGCAGGCTCTCCGTCCACGCAAAGTTCCAAGAAAGATCGCGTATCGAAAAAGTTACTTAAAGAACTCGCACCTTGCAAAGCGATTTTGGAAGATCTCGAATGTCACGATGACGCATGGCCGTTTTTGCTTCCAGTGAACACGAAGCAGTTTCCCACGTACAAGAAGATCATCAAAACTCCAATGGATTTGTCGACGATTAAGAAGAAATTGTACGACGTTAG TTACAAGTCCAAAGACGAGTTCTGTTTGGACGTGAGGCAAATCTTCAACAACTGTGAAGTGTTTAACGAGGACGATAGTCCTGTCGGAAAAGCGGGTCACTGTATGCGCCAGTTTTTCGAAGCCCGGTGGAACGAGCTCTGTATTTCTAACAGTTGA